One Vitis riparia cultivar Riparia Gloire de Montpellier isolate 1030 chromosome 4, EGFV_Vit.rip_1.0, whole genome shotgun sequence genomic window carries:
- the LOC117913548 gene encoding aldehyde oxidase GLOX1-like, which produces MAMHMVLLPRTNKVVMVEAANFGPSQVRLSRWKCRLFLRKRGINDEDCWAHAVEYNTKTAAIRPLKMVTNAWGSSGGLSANGTLVQAGGWSSGARTVRYLSGSKTSRWIEYSCALSRKRWYSTQHILPDGRFVVIGGRRMFNYEFIPRRKKSTFKVFKLTFLERTTDDVENNLYPFVFLSTDGNLFIFANNRSILFNPITHKIIRRYPILSGGSRNYPASGMSALLPIQLHDPNPKVIRAEVIVCGGARPEAAKLAEKDVYLTALQDCGRMEITAANATWTKEVMPTPRVMGDMLVLPTGDLLMLNGAKRGTSGWNFADDPNYVPVLYKPDSPITQRFTELKATSIARMYHSTSALLPDGTILVAGSNTKNYYFTRGTKYPTEFRVEKFYPPYLDPLRVSDRPKIETNFKRKMVKYGKGLTVVFKLKTILRVKLSDLKVTMYAPPFTTHGFSMNQRLLILAKRQLINTGGGRFRVSVVAPPSAKVAPPGYYLIFVVHQGLPSPGVWTKIH; this is translated from the exons ATGGCCATGCATATGGTTTTACTTCCTAGAACTAACAAGGTGGTCATGGTTGAGGCCGCAAACTTTGGACCATCCCAAGTTCGACTGTCGAGATGGAAATGTCGTCTTTTTCTAAGAAAACGGGGGATAAATGACGAGGATTGTTGGGCTCATGCCGTAGAATACAATACCAAAACTGCAGCTATCAGGCCTCTCAAG ATGGTGACCAATGCATGGGGGTCTTCGGGTGGGCTCTCAGCCAATGGGACCCTTGTGCAAGCTGGTGGATGGAGCAGTGGAGCTAGGACTGTTCGATATCTTTCAGGATCCAAGACCTCTCGCTGGATTGAGTACTCTTGTGCACTTTCCAGAAAAAGATG GTATTCAACGCAACATATTTTGCCAGATGGCAGGTTTGTAGTGATCGGTGGACGTCGCATGTTCAATTATGAATTCATCCCTAGACGTAAGAAATCCACTTTCAAGGTTTTCAAACTCACATTCCTAGAACGGACCACCGACGATGTAGAGAACAACCTCTAcccatttgttttcctttccaCCGACGGGAATCTCTTTATTTTCGCTAACAACCGTTCGATCTTATTTAACCCGATTACCCATAAGATTATTCGACGCTACCCAATTCTATCTGGTGGGTCAAGAAATTACCCGGCTTCTGGAATGTCAGCTCTTCTCCCCATCCAACTCCATGACCCGAACCCGAAAGTCATTCGTGCTGAAGTCATCGTCTGTGGTGGTGCGAGGCCCGAGGCGGCGAAGCTAGCTGAAAAAGACGTGTACTTGACTGCACTCCAAGATTGTGGGAGGATGGAAATTACAGCTGCAAATGCCACGTGGACCAAGGAGGTGATGCCAACACCGAGGGTCATGGGAGATATGTTGGTCTTGCCGACGGGAGATCTTCTAATGCTTAATGGAGCCAAGAGGGGCACTTCGGGCTGGAACTTCGCGGATGATCCGAATTATGTGCCCGTGCTTTACAAACCCGATAGCCCGATTACCCAACGGTTCACCGAACTTAAGGCAACATCAATAGCCAGAATGTACCATTCCACATCAGCATTACTGCCAGATGGCACAATCTTAGTGGCTGGTagtaatacaaaaaattattatttcactAGGGGCACCAAATACCCGACAGAATTTCGGGTCGAGAAGTTTTACCCACCATATTTGGATCCTCTACGGGTATCGGACCGcccaaaaatagaaacaaactTCAAACGTAAAATGGTAAAATACGGAAAGGGTCTTACAGTAGTCTTTAAGTTGAAAACAATACTAAGGGTGAAATTATCAGACTTGAAGGTGACCATGTATGCTCCACCATTCACTACACATGGCTTTTCTATGAACCAAAGGCTTCTAATATTAGCTAAAAGGCAGTTGATTAACACCGGCGGAGGAAGATTTAGGGTTAGTGTGGTGGCGCCACCATCGGCCAAGGTGGCTCCGCCAGGTTATTACCTTATTTTTGTTGTACATCAAGGACTCCCTAGTCCTGGAGTATGGACCAAAATTCATTGA